In Gossypium raimondii isolate GPD5lz chromosome 12, ASM2569854v1, whole genome shotgun sequence, a single window of DNA contains:
- the LOC105763055 gene encoding pentatricopeptide repeat-containing protein At4g21065, with protein sequence MKKAKCRSYGSMFSKHPLPRTSCFYSTTPPTSSSPHKPESLLVKKCIFLLQNCGSSKLKLRQIHAFSIRNGVPLNDPDIGKHLIHSLVSLSAPMSYPHNIFSCIRSSNVFTWNTMIRGYAESESSEPALQLYRQMRASCIQPDTHTYPFLLKAVAKLADVRIGEIVHSTVIRNGYDSLAFVQNSLLHMYAACGLVDSAHKAFELMSERDIVAWNSVINGFALNGKPNEALTLFREMGLEGVKPDGYTVLSLLSACAELCALALGRRVHIYMVKVGLTDNLHVNNALLDFYAKCGSIREARKVFDEMKERNAVSWSSLIVGLAVNGFGEEALELFKEMETEELVPSEVTFVGVLYACSHCGMVDEGFSYFKRMKEKYGIVPKIEHHGCIVDLLSRAGLVKEAYQYIRNMPLQPNAVIWRTLLGACAMHGHLTLGEYARAQVLKLEPGYSGDYVLLSNLYASEQRWSDVHVLRRKMLSDGVKKIPGYSLVEFGNHVYEFLMGDRSHPQSDQIYAMLAEITKRLRLEGYAPHTENVLADIEEEEKENALSYHSEKIAVAFMLLKTAPGTPIRIVKNLRICADCHLAIKLTSKVFEREIIVRDQSRFHHFRDGFCSCGDYW encoded by the coding sequence ATGAAGAAAGCAAAATGTAGAAGTTATGGATCGATGTTCTCAAAGCACCCTCTTCCGCGAACCTCATGCTTCTACTCCACAACCCCACCTACCTCATCTTCCCCGCACAAACCAGAGTCTTTGTTGGTCAAGAAATGCATTTTCCTTTTACAAAACTGCGGCTCTTCCAAACTCAAACTCAGACAAATCCACGCTTTCTCTATCAGGAATGGGGTCCCACTCAATGACCCTGATATTGGCAAGCACCTTATCCACAGCCTTGTTTCGCTCTCTGCTCCTATGTCATATCCTCACAACATCTTTTCTTGTATCCGGAGCTCTAATGTGTTCACCTGGAATACCATGATTAGAGGCTATGCTGAGAGTGAAAGCTCAGAGCCAGCCCTTCAATTATACCGCCAGATGCGGGCGTCATGCATCCAACCTGATACCCACACttacccttttcttttaaaagccGTTGCCAAGTTGGCAGATGTAAGAATCGGGGAAATTGTGCATTCCACAGTTATAAGAAATGGGTATGACTCGTTAGCCTTTGTTCAGAATTCTTTGCTTCACATGTATGCCGCTTGTGGGCTCGTCGATAGTGCGCATAAGGCGTTTGAATTAATGTCTGAGAGAGATATTGTGGCTTGGAATTCTGTGATTAATGGGTTCGCTCTTAATGGAAAACCTAACGAGGCTCTGACTCTCTTCAGGGAAATGGGGTTGGAAGGTGTAAAGCCTGATGGGTATACTGTGCTTAGCTTGTTATCCGCTTGTGCTGAGCTCTGTGCTCTGGCGTTGGGGAGGAGAGTTCACATATATATGGTGAAGGTTGGTTTGACTGATAATTTGCATGTTAATAATGCGCtgttagatttttatgcaaagtGTGGAAGCATTAGAGAGGCAAGGAAAGTATTTGATGAGATGAAGGAAAGGAATGCAGTTTCATGGAGTTCTTTGATTGTCGGATTGGCTGTTAATGGGTTTGGTGAGGAAGCACTTGAGCTTTTCAAGGAGATGGAAACAGAGGAATTGGTGCCTAGCGAAGTTACTTTTGTTGGGGTTCTCTACGCTTGTAGTCATTGTGGGATGGTTGATGAAGGTTTCAGTTACTTTAAGAGGATGAAAGAGAAATACGGGATTGTGCCCAAGATAGAACATCATGGTTGCATAGTTGATTTGTTGAGTAGGGCAGGCTTGGTAAAGGAGGCATATCAATATATCCGAAACATGCCATTGCAGCCTAATGCTGTTATATGGAGGACATTGTTAGGAGCGTGCGCAATGCATGGCCATTTGACTTTAGGAGAGTATGCAAGAGCTCAAGTATTAAAGCTAGAACCTGGGTATAGTGGAGACTATGTGCTCCTCTCCAATCTCTATGCTTCAGAGCAACGCTGGTCCGATGTGCATGTCCTCAGGAGAAAGATGCTTAGCGACGGAGTGAAGAAAATTCCAGGTTATAGCCTAGTAGAGTTTGGCAATCATGTGTATGAATTTCTAATGGGCGATAGATCTCATCCTCAAAGTGACCAAATTTATGCAATGCTAGCAGAAATAACAAAGAGGTTAAGATTGGAAGGTTATGCTCCCCATACAGAAAATGTGCTTGCTGATATagaggaagaagagaaagagaatGCTTTATCTTACCATAGCGAGAAGATTGCGGTTGCTTTCATGCTACTTAAGACAGCACCAGGGACCCCCATTAGGATTGTAAAGAATTTGAGAATTTGTGCAGATTGTCACTTGGCAATTAAGCTTACATCAAAAGTTTTTGAACGAGAGATTATCGTGAGGGATCAAAGCCGGTTTCACCATTTTAGAGATGGGTTTTGCTCTTGCGGGGATTACTGGTAA